The following proteins are encoded in a genomic region of Xanthocytophaga agilis:
- a CDS encoding helix-turn-helix domain-containing protein — MLTQDGGCPKSILAIKDAIETMDGRWKLPILISLSAGTKRFKEIAKDVSGISDKMLSKELKELELNKLITREVSELSVVEYSITEHGKSLEKVMKELYDWGLEHRRQIIGK; from the coding sequence ATGCTAACACAGGATGGTGGATGCCCCAAGAGTATACTGGCTATCAAGGATGCCATAGAAACAATGGATGGAAGATGGAAGCTTCCGATTCTAATCTCTCTATCGGCAGGTACTAAGCGATTTAAGGAGATTGCGAAAGATGTAAGCGGCATCTCTGACAAGATGCTGTCAAAAGAGCTAAAAGAACTGGAGCTAAATAAGTTGATTACAAGAGAGGTTTCCGAGCTGTCGGTAGTGGAATATTCGATCACCGAACATGGCAAGTCTCTTGAAAAAGTGATGAAGGAGCTCTATGATTGGGGATTGGAACACAGAAGGCAGATTATAGGAAAATAA
- a CDS encoding class I SAM-dependent methyltransferase: protein MPDQTDKPEFWEKNFIEKKEMWGFEPSKSALITKDFFVEKSVKNILIPGIGYGRNAQVFRDNGITVTGIEISKTAIEMARKHYGTDMTIYHGSVTDMPFDNNHYDGIFCYALIHLLDSSEREKLILDCYNQLTENGYMVFTAITKEAHTYGKGKFISKDRYEIFDGVNMFFYDRESIQAEFGQAGLVEITEVSENFPFFLITCQKNGN from the coding sequence ATGCCAGACCAAACAGACAAACCCGAATTCTGGGAAAAGAACTTTATCGAAAAGAAAGAAATGTGGGGCTTTGAGCCATCAAAGTCTGCCTTAATAACAAAAGATTTTTTTGTCGAAAAATCTGTAAAAAACATCCTTATTCCTGGCATTGGCTACGGACGAAATGCACAGGTTTTCAGAGACAACGGAATAACCGTAACAGGGATCGAGATCTCAAAAACGGCTATCGAGATGGCAAGAAAGCATTATGGCACAGACATGACTATCTACCATGGTTCTGTAACAGATATGCCCTTTGACAACAACCACTATGATGGCATATTCTGCTATGCATTAATTCATTTATTAGACAGCAGCGAGAGAGAAAAACTCATCCTGGACTGCTATAACCAGCTGACAGAGAATGGTTATATGGTGTTTACAGCTATCACAAAAGAGGCTCATACCTATGGCAAAGGCAAGTTTATCAGCAAGGATCGGTACGAAATATTCGACGGAGTCAACATGTTCTTTTATGACAGAGAATCCATCCAGGCAGAGTTTGGCCAGGCTGGCTTAGTCGAAATCACAGAAGTAAGCGAGAACTTCCCGTTCTTTTTAATTACATGCCAAAAAAACGGTAACTAA
- a CDS encoding DUF5066 family protein: MELLAYFVSQLPVINLNETLAPMPEEEIERIRISQFRDGSGALMPLPESVKAILRYDRHFKIAKNYPPLLNYLLTSLDANYRVPSVTITQLIRQDSLIGVGLNLIPESLYIWHDTPEMPALLPVTHFGDQIVMLYITKLTKEGEYPIARFDNEPCVWISQSSLIDYVLSVTGKASDIQKADFEKKKKALSTKYKAFVKQEAFSQNPELTPYFNALSD, translated from the coding sequence ATGGAATTACTCGCCTACTTCGTTTCTCAACTACCTGTGATTAACCTCAATGAAACGCTGGCTCCTATGCCGGAGGAAGAAATCGAACGGATACGTATTTCTCAATTCAGGGATGGCAGTGGAGCTTTGATGCCTTTGCCTGAAAGTGTAAAAGCTATTCTTCGGTATGACAGGCATTTTAAAATAGCCAAAAACTATCCGCCACTACTCAACTACCTGCTCACGTCGCTGGATGCAAACTATCGTGTGCCTTCGGTAACCATCACCCAACTCATCCGGCAGGATTCCCTTATCGGTGTAGGTCTGAACCTCATTCCGGAGTCGCTTTACATCTGGCACGATACCCCTGAGATGCCAGCACTGCTGCCTGTAACGCACTTTGGCGACCAGATCGTGATGCTTTACATTACCAAGCTAACAAAGGAAGGCGAATACCCGATTGCCCGGTTTGACAATGAACCCTGTGTATGGATAAGTCAGTCTTCCCTTATCGACTATGTGTTGTCTGTAACAGGCAAGGCATCCGATATACAGAAAGCTGATTTTGAGAAGAAGAAAAAGGCACTATCAACCAAATACAAAGCGTTTGTGAAGCAGGAAGCCTTCAGCCAAAACCCTGAACTCACTCCTTATTTTAATGCGCTGAGTGATTAA
- a CDS encoding transposase produces the protein MSLYFYFHPDLHHRRSIRLNGYDYSQAGLYFITICTHERQCVFGEVITGEMVLNPLGDIAYRVWHTLPERFPTISLDAFIVMPNHIHAILVLNETIPHENVGAGLAPAQPDEVPSTPISEHTDGNGRAGASPAPTVSAVIGVYKSLVYKECLAIFKSRNETMGKLWQRNYHEHIIRNQPAYEKITDYILANPQKWEQDSLYQR, from the coding sequence ATGTCTTTATATTTTTACTTTCATCCCGATCTGCATCATCGGCGGTCTATCCGACTGAACGGATACGACTATAGCCAGGCAGGGTTGTATTTTATTACCATCTGCACCCATGAAAGGCAGTGTGTTTTTGGCGAGGTGATTACTGGGGAGATGGTGTTGAATCCTTTAGGAGATATCGCCTATCGTGTTTGGCATACCTTACCAGAGCGTTTTCCTACAATTAGTTTAGATGCCTTTATCGTCATGCCTAATCACATACATGCCATTCTGGTTCTGAATGAAACTATCCCACACGAAAATGTAGGGGCAGGGCTTGCCCCTGCCCAGCCAGACGAGGTGCCATCTACGCCCATATCCGAACATACCGATGGGAACGGTCGGGCAGGGGCAAGCCCTGCCCCTACAGTCTCTGCGGTGATTGGCGTCTACAAATCATTGGTGTATAAAGAATGTTTGGCAATCTTCAAATCCAGAAACGAAACTATGGGCAAATTATGGCAGCGCAACTACCATGAACACATCATCCGCAATCAACCTGCCTATGAAAAAATTACAGATTATATTCTCGCCAATCCTCAGAAATGGGAACAGGATTCGCTCTATCAACGATAG